From Candidatus Eisenbacteria bacterium:
AACGTCCGCGGCCGCGAGCCGGAGGGCACGGTCGCTCGCGGCGACTACGAACGCGTGCGCGACGACGTGCTCTCGGCGCTCACGAGCTGGCGATACGACGACGGCAGGCCGGTCGTGGCGCGCGCGTGGCGTCGGGAGGAAATCCTCTCCGGCCCGTTCGTCGACCGGGCGCCCGACGTCCTCGTCGATCTCGCGCTCGTCGAGGGCTACAGCCCCTCGTGTCTGCGCAGCGGCGGCGCGGGGCCCGCGATTCGGACCCTCGATCGCCGCGGGCACGGCGCGGGGAAGGGCGCGGGCATGAACGGCGCCCATCGGCCCGACGGGCTCTTCGTGCTCGCGGGGGACGGCGTCCGCGCGGGCGCCCTCGCGCGGTGTCACGTCACCGACGCCGTGCCGACGCTGCTCGCCGCAGCCGGCGTTCCGATCCCGCACGGCCTCGACGGCACGGTCCGGACGGCCGCCCTCGTGCGAACGCCCTTGTACGAGGAGGACACGGTGCCGCCGCCGACGGGTGAGCGGGCGCCCTACGACGCCGCTGCTGCCCGCGAGGTGGCCGATCGCCTGGCGGCGCTCGGCTACGTGGAGGCGGCGCGCTGATGCGGGTCGCGCTCGTCGTCGCCGGCCCGTATCCGGCCTTCCGCGGGTCGCAGGTGCTCGTGGGGCACGTGGCCGACGGCCTGCGCAGCCGCGGCCACGAGGTCCGGCTCGTCACCTACGGCACGTGGCTCGCGCATCGACCGGGCGTGCATCCGGCACGCATCGTCCTCGACGCCGCCCTCGTCGCGCGGCTCGCGTGGATCGTGTGGCGCGACGGCATCGACGTCGTCCACGCGCACAACTACGAGGCGGCGATCGCGGGACTCGCCGCCGGACGTCTCACGGGCCGCCCAGTCGTCTATCACGGCCACAGCGCCCTGGCCGACGAGCTGCCGACGTACGCCCGCTCGCCGCAAATGCGGCGGCTGGCCGCACGGATCGGCCGTGCACTCGACGCACACGTCCCGCGGCGTGCCGACTTCTGCATCGCCGTCACCGACGAGCTCGGCGCGCGGCTCCGGCAGGTAGGCGTGCGCGAGGAGGCGCTCGCGTGCATCGAGCCGGTCGCCGTTCCAGGCGAGCTACGGCCCATGGCGGCCCGTCCCGGCGAGGAGCCGCTGGTGTGCTACGCCGGCAACCTCGACGGCTACCAGAACCTCG
This genomic window contains:
- a CDS encoding glycosyltransferase family 4 protein; amino-acid sequence: MRVALVVAGPYPAFRGSQVLVGHVADGLRSRGHEVRLVTYGTWLAHRPGVHPARIVLDAALVARLAWIVWRDGIDVVHAHNYEAAIAGLAAGRLTGRPVVYHGHSALADELPTYARSPQMRRLAARIGRALDAHVPRRADFCIAVTDELGARLRQVGVREEALACIEPVAVPGELRPMAARPGEEPLVCYAGNLDGYQNLEFLLGAFRQVRAAEPRARLVLVTHADAQAGAARLASGVAESGVEIVHAASYDEVRARLGRAAVAVCPRTERSGFPMKLLNYMAEGKAIVASAGSAKGLVDGVTGRVVPDGDADAFARAVVALLADPEGRARLGRAARASVEDTRAWENVLDRLEAVYHRVVSRAGVRPAHAPVTGVRP